A region of Paenibacillus thiaminolyticus DNA encodes the following proteins:
- a CDS encoding extracellular solute-binding protein, producing the protein MSWTELLELPSRFAGLGSGDVRIYGLSDEYGFADDLLFTLARSLSLRVLDAKGEKINFHTESWKEALEVTANAILGHTVYTAPLKPIASGTILHSRTEQFFQGKLAMMIGSSSLIGELRKHEKEVNWDFVTAPVDPAALEESGFAYVYDIYAIAADSPNKRAAWEFVKFMNGPEMAKAKSRSFRGDLPTRVDYMREVDGKSMEPFYMLRPQALHAYLWRGLDREFLSGFRTNFSNLVLKELKEMVENGKSAEEAAAAIEREGNALLEQAREARKAETAKTGMK; encoded by the coding sequence ATGAGCTGGACAGAATTGCTCGAATTGCCGAGCCGCTTCGCTGGCCTCGGTTCCGGTGACGTTCGGATTTATGGTCTCTCGGATGAATACGGCTTTGCCGACGACTTGCTGTTTACGTTGGCAAGGAGCTTATCGTTACGAGTGCTGGACGCAAAGGGGGAGAAGATCAACTTCCATACGGAGAGCTGGAAGGAAGCGTTGGAGGTGACAGCCAACGCAATTCTCGGCCACACGGTCTATACGGCTCCGCTGAAGCCGATCGCTTCAGGCACGATCCTTCATTCGCGGACCGAGCAGTTTTTCCAAGGCAAACTGGCGATGATGATCGGATCGTCCTCGCTCATAGGCGAGCTCCGCAAGCACGAAAAAGAAGTCAATTGGGACTTCGTGACGGCGCCCGTCGATCCGGCTGCGCTGGAGGAATCCGGTTTTGCGTACGTGTACGATATTTATGCGATCGCGGCCGATTCTCCGAACAAGCGGGCTGCCTGGGAATTCGTGAAGTTTATGAACGGTCCGGAAATGGCGAAGGCCAAGTCCCGTTCCTTCCGGGGCGACCTGCCGACAAGGGTGGACTACATGAGAGAGGTGGACGGCAAAAGCATGGAGCCTTTCTATATGCTGCGGCCGCAGGCATTGCATGCGTACTTATGGCGGGGGCTTGACCGTGAATTCCTGTCCGGCTTCCGTACGAATTTCTCGAACCTGGTCCTCAAGGAATTGAAGGAGATGGTCGAGAACGGGAAGTCTGCGGAGGAAGCCGCGGCCGCCATCGAGAGGGAGGGCAACGCGCTCCTCGAGCAAGCGCGGGAAGCGAGAAAGGCGGAGACGGCGAAGACCGGGATGAAGTAG
- a CDS encoding ABC transporter substrate-binding protein, translating to MRKKWKVAILLLAVISLLGGCFGGKPALEELDSEGKGKIKVLYYDEGSFYSDYGNNFNVKYPNIEFEVINTGTIYQDMQENGTSYEEEYLKFIEKHKPDVIMTGSDSFEKLAQEGKLYNLDTVIEQEKFGLDGYMPGLVDMLRERGGGSLYGLAPYFNASVVYYNADLFREHQIDPPRNQMSWKELLELSSRFAGIGSGDDQIYGLSDEFGQAEGMLFNVASSSSLRVFDAKGEKITFNTDGWKEAMELTAKAIRGKAVYTASLEPEKENTMFFLQTEQFFKGKVAMMFGSSWLMSDLRNRPKYDSDIQEINWDFVTAPVDPAAPEESAFTVLDSIYGIAADSPNKRAAWEFVKFVNGPEMAKAASRSFRGQLPTRVDAMKEVDGKSTEAFYMLRPKASGGSVWGGSNVNFPDGFRMAFSNLIIKELKAMVENGKSAEEAVAVIETEGNAALQQAREAAKAKEQAGKK from the coding sequence TTGAGAAAGAAATGGAAGGTTGCCATACTGCTGCTTGCTGTGATTTCTTTGCTGGGGGGCTGCTTCGGCGGGAAGCCCGCGCTTGAAGAGCTGGACTCCGAGGGCAAGGGAAAAATTAAAGTGCTCTATTATGACGAGGGCAGCTTTTATAGCGATTACGGGAACAACTTCAATGTGAAGTATCCCAATATTGAGTTCGAGGTCATCAACACGGGCACAATCTATCAGGATATGCAGGAAAACGGGACGAGCTATGAGGAGGAATATCTCAAGTTTATCGAGAAACACAAGCCGGATGTCATTATGACGGGTTCGGACAGCTTCGAGAAGCTTGCGCAGGAAGGGAAGCTGTACAATCTGGACACGGTGATCGAGCAGGAGAAATTCGGTCTTGACGGATATATGCCCGGGCTCGTCGATATGCTTCGGGAACGCGGCGGCGGCTCGTTATACGGCTTGGCTCCGTACTTTAATGCCTCGGTCGTCTACTATAACGCCGATCTGTTCCGAGAACATCAGATTGACCCGCCGCGCAATCAGATGAGCTGGAAAGAACTGCTCGAATTGTCGAGCCGCTTCGCGGGCATCGGTTCCGGGGACGATCAGATTTATGGTTTGTCCGATGAATTTGGTCAAGCCGAAGGCATGCTTTTTAATGTGGCAAGCAGTTCGTCGCTCCGGGTGTTCGACGCGAAGGGGGAGAAGATCACCTTCAATACGGACGGCTGGAAGGAAGCGATGGAGCTGACAGCCAAGGCGATTCGCGGCAAAGCGGTCTATACGGCTTCTCTGGAGCCGGAAAAAGAAAATACGATGTTTTTTTTGCAGACCGAGCAGTTCTTCAAGGGCAAAGTCGCGATGATGTTCGGATCGAGCTGGCTCATGAGCGATCTTCGGAACCGGCCGAAGTATGACAGCGACATCCAAGAAATCAATTGGGACTTCGTTACGGCGCCCGTCGATCCGGCTGCGCCGGAGGAATCGGCCTTTACGGTGTTAGATTCTATCTATGGGATCGCGGCCGATTCCCCGAACAAGCGGGCGGCTTGGGAGTTCGTGAAGTTCGTGAACGGCCCGGAGATGGCGAAGGCCGCTTCCCGTTCCTTCCGGGGCCAACTGCCGACAAGGGTGGACGCGATGAAAGAAGTGGACGGCAAAAGCACGGAAGCCTTCTATATGCTGCGTCCGAAAGCTTCGGGCGGGTCCGTATGGGGGGGCTCGAACGTGAATTTCCCGGACGGCTTCCGCATGGCCTTTTCGAATCTAATCATTAAGGAATTGAAGGCGATGGTCGAGAACGGAAAGTCTGCGGAGGAGGCCGTGGCCGTGATCGAGACCGAAGGCAATGCGGCCCTGCAGCAGGCGCGGGAGGCGGCCAAAGCGAAGGAGCAGGCCGGGAAGAAATAA
- a CDS encoding ABC transporter substrate-binding protein — translation MTNKWRPVLLLLAVIAVLGGCMGKTPVLEELGEDGAGKLKVMSYSEALFYEEYGNQFNMKYPNIQFEVASIQEIYKDMDELSLSYQDAFMRFVEKNKPDVIICEYGQFEQLIQEDKLYNLDAIIAEETFDLDGYLPGVIDVLRDTGGGSVYGLAPTLDTAAVFYNAELFREHHIEPPRNKMTWQELLELSERFAAIDSGEERLYGLSEQYASPAMLFYEIAETSSLRLVDGKGEKVIFNTEGWKEVLEMVSGAIRSHALHAPSPKLDSDTSVSMLTDSPFFRGKSAMVIGNFFFFTDLRNRPQYDKDAQKIDWGVVTVPVDPQFPDVSPHIRPATIFAIPADSPNKRAAWEFVKHVNDPEKAKEESRTLGRGLPARSEFFTEVDGKNVEALYMLKPKGKWGLWGESDRDIPSSFFPSMYDLLEREIMAVADGKKTVEEAAAAIEREGNEALKQARKAAEMKREAAKQPAEDAGSAPQEDLEGAAESE, via the coding sequence GTGACAAACAAGTGGAGGCCCGTCCTGCTGCTGCTAGCGGTGATTGCTGTGCTGGGCGGGTGCATGGGCAAGACTCCCGTGCTGGAGGAGCTAGGGGAAGACGGCGCGGGGAAGCTGAAGGTCATGTCTTACAGCGAAGCGTTATTTTATGAAGAATACGGTAATCAGTTTAATATGAAGTATCCCAATATTCAGTTCGAAGTCGCGAGCATCCAGGAGATCTATAAGGATATGGATGAGCTGTCTCTCAGCTATCAGGATGCGTTCATGAGGTTCGTCGAAAAAAACAAGCCGGATGTCATTATATGTGAATACGGCCAATTCGAGCAGTTGATTCAGGAGGACAAGCTGTATAATCTGGATGCGATTATCGCCGAGGAGACATTCGATCTCGATGGGTACTTGCCCGGGGTCATCGATGTGCTTCGGGATACCGGCGGCGGATCGGTATACGGGCTCGCCCCGACGCTGGATACCGCGGCGGTCTTCTATAACGCCGAGCTGTTCCGGGAGCATCATATCGAGCCTCCGCGGAATAAGATGACCTGGCAAGAACTGTTAGAATTGTCGGAGCGCTTCGCGGCGATCGATTCCGGAGAGGAGCGCTTGTATGGTTTGTCCGAGCAGTACGCCTCGCCCGCCATGTTGTTCTATGAGATCGCGGAGACATCGTCGCTGCGTCTCGTCGATGGGAAGGGAGAAAAGGTTATCTTCAACACGGAGGGGTGGAAGGAAGTGCTGGAGATGGTGAGCGGGGCCATCCGGAGCCACGCTCTGCATGCCCCGTCTCCGAAGCTGGACTCGGATACATCCGTTTCTATGCTCACGGATTCGCCGTTCTTTCGCGGCAAATCCGCGATGGTCATCGGCAACTTCTTCTTCTTCACAGATCTGCGCAACCGGCCGCAATATGATAAGGACGCGCAAAAAATCGATTGGGGCGTCGTGACCGTCCCCGTCGATCCGCAATTCCCGGACGTGTCGCCTCATATTAGACCCGCCACGATCTTCGCGATTCCGGCGGATTCCCCGAACAAGCGGGCCGCCTGGGAATTCGTGAAGCATGTGAACGACCCGGAAAAGGCGAAGGAGGAATCGCGGACGCTGGGCAGGGGACTTCCGGCCAGGAGCGAGTTCTTCACCGAAGTGGACGGAAAGAACGTTGAGGCATTATATATGCTGAAGCCAAAAGGAAAATGGGGACTCTGGGGAGAATCGGATCGTGACATTCCGAGCTCATTCTTTCCTTCCATGTACGACCTGCTGGAGCGAGAAATTATGGCGGTAGCCGACGGTAAGAAAACCGTCGAAGAAGCGGCCGCTGCTATCGAACGCGAAGGCAACGAGGCGCTCAAGCAAGCGCGGAAGGCGGCGGAGATGAAGCGGGAGGCCGCGAAGCAGCCCGCCGAAGACGCAGGCTCGGCGCCGCAAGAGGACCTGGAAGGAGCAGCCGAAAGCGAGTAA
- a CDS encoding ABC transporter ATP-binding protein, whose amino-acid sequence MESLLHIERLTGGYSVGRPVLHDINFTVEAGQMIGLIGLNGAGKSTTMKHILGLLEPQSGKVTLQGRTLAEAPEQYRAALAYVPESPLLYDALTVREHLVWTATAYGVDKARFEQRVAELAQLFQMEPHLDKAAQHLSKGMKQKTMLMCAFAVRPPLYIIDEPFLGLDPLGIRSLLQYMKSVKEEGAALLVSSHILSTIEHYCDGFVLLHQGRVLGAGSREELRKQWSSQSGRPAEERLEDLFYTWVTDAQEGGDRPWNG is encoded by the coding sequence ATGGAATCTTTATTACATATTGAGCGGTTGACCGGCGGCTACAGTGTCGGCCGACCGGTTCTCCACGATATTAACTTCACGGTCGAAGCCGGCCAGATGATCGGGTTGATCGGGCTGAACGGCGCCGGCAAGAGCACGACGATGAAGCATATTCTTGGGCTGCTTGAGCCGCAGTCCGGCAAGGTGACGCTGCAGGGCCGCACGCTGGCTGAAGCGCCGGAGCAGTACCGGGCGGCATTGGCGTATGTTCCCGAGTCACCGCTGCTGTATGACGCCTTGACCGTGCGCGAGCATCTGGTCTGGACGGCGACCGCTTACGGGGTGGACAAGGCCCGATTCGAGCAGCGGGTGGCCGAGCTTGCGCAGTTGTTCCAGATGGAGCCGCATCTGGATAAGGCGGCTCAGCATCTATCCAAGGGCATGAAGCAGAAGACGATGCTGATGTGCGCATTCGCGGTTCGCCCTCCGCTCTATATCATTGACGAGCCGTTCCTTGGCCTTGATCCGCTCGGCATCCGTTCGCTGCTTCAATATATGAAGAGCGTCAAGGAAGAAGGAGCGGCGCTGCTCGTCAGCTCGCATATTTTGTCCACGATCGAGCATTATTGTGACGGCTTCGTCCTGCTGCACCAAGGTAGAGTGCTGGGGGCGGGCAGCCGGGAGGAACTGCGGAAGCAGTGGAGCAGCCAATCCGGACGCCCTGCCGAAGAGCGGCTCGAGGATCTCTTCTATACGTGGGTGACCGACGCGCAGGAGGGCGGTGATCGTCCATGGAACGGATAA
- a CDS encoding ABC transporter permease: MERITPGEAGGTAPFDAVRLWQERRQRFWRQVIPYIGYVAQSGLAIVLVLGFITGTAFYANYLDHIPPGFPVRELVLLLVAPATAYMTYRTFLEPPDLVFLLRVEGRMADYMKRSIRYSLIPRMLLPLAVWTVLWPLYHRADPQPKHFALMLAVIILLKSVAAAGSWGERQMSDPSLRRAGQWLRYAWVWGSMASWLWLSVPAAALITGTAGLGYIGWTLTRSRLRFPWERHIETERVHMSRVFLFLSNFVDIAVTEERRYMRPWLKRFGDRHACRPHAAYRYLLAKTFARSELLGILMRLTVIGLLAILWVRDSVWSAAAYGLLLLVIGAQLHTLFTYHRHDVMRSIYPLPPHARHEAALRMSTAIHLSCAIVLLIPLWLGATAWSFKGAAAAGGLGLVLLFRLKRAKGRADDDEA; this comes from the coding sequence ATGGAACGGATAACTCCTGGGGAAGCCGGCGGAACCGCGCCGTTCGACGCCGTCCGGTTATGGCAGGAGCGCCGGCAGCGGTTTTGGAGGCAAGTCATCCCTTATATAGGCTATGTCGCGCAGAGCGGATTGGCCATAGTGCTCGTCTTGGGATTTATCACCGGGACGGCATTTTACGCCAATTATCTGGATCATATTCCGCCTGGCTTTCCGGTTCGCGAGCTGGTGCTGCTTCTGGTCGCGCCGGCGACGGCTTACATGACCTACCGTACGTTCCTGGAGCCGCCGGATCTGGTCTTCCTGCTCCGGGTGGAAGGACGGATGGCCGATTACATGAAGCGAAGCATCCGCTACAGTCTCATCCCGAGAATGCTGCTGCCGCTGGCGGTATGGACCGTGCTGTGGCCGTTGTACCATCGGGCGGATCCGCAGCCGAAGCATTTTGCGCTGATGCTGGCGGTGATTATATTGTTGAAGTCTGTCGCTGCCGCCGGCAGCTGGGGCGAACGGCAGATGAGCGATCCGTCTCTCCGCAGAGCGGGCCAATGGCTTCGCTATGCTTGGGTCTGGGGATCCATGGCGAGCTGGCTGTGGCTGAGCGTTCCGGCGGCAGCGCTGATTACGGGAACGGCGGGACTAGGTTATATCGGCTGGACGCTTACCCGGAGCAGGCTCCGTTTTCCATGGGAGCGCCACATCGAGACGGAGCGGGTTCATATGAGCCGGGTATTTCTGTTTCTTTCGAACTTCGTCGACATTGCCGTCACGGAAGAGCGCCGGTATATGCGGCCTTGGCTGAAGCGGTTCGGCGATCGCCATGCCTGCCGGCCTCATGCCGCTTACCGGTATTTGCTGGCGAAGACATTCGCCCGCAGCGAGCTGCTGGGCATTCTGATGCGCCTCACCGTCATCGGCTTGCTCGCCATATTGTGGGTGCGGGACTCCGTCTGGAGCGCAGCGGCCTACGGGCTGCTCCTGCTCGTTATCGGAGCCCAGCTCCATACCTTGTTCACGTATCACCGTCATGATGTCATGCGAAGCATTTATCCGCTGCCGCCTCACGCCCGGCATGAGGCCGCGCTGCGCATGAGCACGGCCATCCATCTAAGCTGCGCCATTGTCCTGCTAATCCCGCTCTGGCTGGGCGCGACGGCTTGGAGCTTCAAGGGAGCCGCCGCTGCGGGCGGGTTGGGGCTTGTGCTCTTGTTCCGGCTCAAGCGCGCCAAGGGGCGGGCGGATGATGATGAAGCCTAG
- the glpX gene encoding class II fructose-bisphosphatase yields the protein MDRQLSLECVRVTEAAALASAQWVGRGRSDEADDAATRMMRSMFASVPIQGTVVIGEGEMDEAPMLAIGESVGSGEGSEADVAVDPVEGTELVAKGLNGALSVIAIADRGQLLHAPDMYMRKLACGPRLRGHLHLDDPLEWTVRKTATVLGRDVSELTVSILDRERHAAEIAALRRAGVRLKLLEAGDVAGALATAFSESGVDLYVGSGGAPEGVLAAAALRCMGGEMQARLMPAGEDEWNRCLAMGVHPPDRLLHTEDLCGRGDVIFAATGITPGDVLQGVRNTSGNYAETHSLVLRSKTGTLRFVRTLHAMDPCSLQPDAVIPEVASASADRRSDVI from the coding sequence ATGGATCGTCAATTAAGTTTGGAATGTGTTCGCGTCACCGAAGCGGCAGCCCTGGCATCGGCGCAATGGGTTGGCAGGGGGCGTTCCGATGAGGCGGATGACGCGGCGACCCGCATGATGCGCAGCATGTTCGCTTCGGTTCCGATTCAAGGTACGGTGGTTATCGGGGAGGGAGAAATGGACGAGGCCCCGATGCTCGCCATCGGAGAATCGGTCGGATCCGGCGAAGGCTCGGAGGCGGATGTCGCGGTAGACCCCGTCGAAGGCACGGAATTGGTCGCCAAAGGATTGAACGGAGCATTGTCCGTCATCGCTATTGCTGACCGGGGACAGCTGCTTCATGCACCCGATATGTATATGCGCAAGCTGGCCTGCGGACCGCGGCTAAGAGGTCACCTTCATCTAGATGATCCGCTTGAATGGACGGTCCGGAAGACGGCCACCGTCTTGGGACGCGATGTATCGGAGTTGACGGTGTCTATTCTCGATCGGGAACGCCATGCCGCCGAGATCGCTGCCCTGCGGCGCGCCGGCGTCCGGCTGAAGCTGCTCGAGGCGGGCGATGTGGCAGGCGCGCTGGCCACGGCCTTCTCGGAGTCCGGCGTCGATCTCTATGTCGGCTCGGGCGGCGCACCGGAAGGCGTCTTGGCCGCAGCCGCTCTGCGCTGCATGGGCGGAGAGATGCAGGCTCGTCTTATGCCAGCCGGCGAAGACGAATGGAACCGGTGCTTGGCGATGGGAGTTCACCCTCCCGATCGGCTGCTGCATACGGAGGATCTGTGCGGGCGAGGCGATGTCATCTTCGCGGCGACCGGGATCACGCCGGGAGATGTGCTGCAAGGAGTGCGGAACACATCTGGCAATTACGCAGAGACGCATTCGCTCGTGCTGCGCTCGAAGACCGGAACGCTGCGCTTCGTCCGAACGCTGCACGCGATGGATCCCTGCTCCCTGCAGCCGGATGCCGTTATCCCGGAGGTCGCGTCGGCCTCGGCAGACAGACGCTCCGATGTGATATAG
- a CDS encoding GapA-binding peptide SR1P has protein sequence MEQTQCKPLLGVILCKQCNRFIAEQDTERVTVYYMDCKSHGCHEDAASEREVQYLEV, from the coding sequence ATGGAACAAACCCAATGCAAGCCGCTATTGGGCGTCATTCTCTGCAAACAATGCAACCGGTTTATCGCAGAACAAGATACGGAACGGGTAACGGTCTATTACATGGACTGCAAATCACATGGCTGTCACGAGGATGCGGCATCGGAAAGAGAGGTACAGTACCTTGAAGTCTAG
- a CDS encoding phosphoenolpyruvate protein kinase: protein MKSSAQPAWHQEAEWSEGGQATYFRLIRRTGSAWGHIWDEDSSGQRAAFSRTVMRCWKRSDIHVALSQEAAHILLTSGSEPLLTPERIRLVREMLQAVNGPERSAALDKLVPFMTSEYESFIKSASSSRPVHLYIILADARLKEALPSLTDIEQRMEVLQRLAAESEGRSLEKVNQQWFVLRRWKEWLIADEDRKPAFISDAVPDWIDMQAEALFRAVDRCYRNGSKAHVTVMLPYHSEAWEKHVHMARSAAEQIMGETAKRSGPLVGLWITGDEAGVDEDERITDPDIVWRCSFSPY from the coding sequence TTGAAGTCTAGTGCGCAGCCGGCATGGCATCAGGAAGCGGAATGGAGCGAGGGCGGGCAGGCGACGTATTTTCGCCTCATTCGCCGCACCGGTTCCGCATGGGGACACATATGGGATGAAGACAGTTCAGGGCAGAGAGCAGCGTTCAGCCGCACGGTCATGCGCTGCTGGAAGCGTTCAGACATTCATGTTGCGCTCAGCCAGGAAGCCGCTCATATTTTGCTCACCTCGGGTTCGGAGCCGCTCTTGACGCCGGAACGAATCCGGCTGGTGAGGGAGATGCTGCAGGCGGTCAATGGGCCTGAGCGAAGCGCCGCTCTTGACAAGCTGGTTCCGTTCATGACGTCCGAATATGAGTCCTTCATCAAGTCGGCCTCATCGTCACGCCCCGTGCATCTATATATCATACTGGCGGATGCCCGCTTGAAGGAAGCGCTGCCGAGCCTGACGGATATCGAGCAGCGGATGGAAGTGCTGCAGCGCCTGGCTGCGGAATCGGAAGGGCGCAGCCTAGAGAAGGTGAACCAGCAGTGGTTCGTGTTGCGCCGCTGGAAGGAATGGCTGATTGCCGATGAGGACCGGAAGCCGGCCTTCATCTCGGACGCCGTGCCGGATTGGATCGATATGCAGGCGGAAGCGCTGTTCCGGGCCGTCGATCGCTGTTACCGGAACGGCAGCAAAGCTCATGTCACCGTGATGCTCCCCTATCACTCGGAGGCATGGGAGAAGCATGTCCATATGGCCCGATCTGCCGCCGAGCAGATTATGGGGGAGACGGCCAAGCGAAGCGGCCCGTTAGTCGGCCTGTGGATTACGGGCGATGAAGCGGGGGTAGATGAAGATGAGCGGATTACAGATCCCGATATCGTATGGAGATGCTCATTCTCCCCTTATTAA
- a CDS encoding helix-turn-helix transcriptional regulator gives MEAVELQYNIGNEAVHEHEFCRRKKGGCAIQLTPRQSEIVQLVQRSAPITGEQIAEQLGISRPTIRSDLSVLVMLGYLDAKPKVGYFPGNITAGAPSEPLNIRVQDVQSMPIIVRDTSTVHDAVVTLFLENVGSLIVADDEGMLLGVVSRKDLLKVTLGNAVAGTMPVSFVMTRTPLITVKPEDSIIEAAKRLDEHDIDTLPVVVQRGDAANDKWEVVGRISKTTILKVFLRQAKGR, from the coding sequence ATGGAAGCTGTCGAATTGCAGTACAATATAGGGAATGAAGCTGTGCATGAACATGAATTTTGTCGAAGGAAAAAGGGGGGATGCGCCATTCAACTTACGCCGCGCCAATCAGAAATCGTCCAGCTCGTGCAACGGTCCGCGCCGATTACCGGCGAACAGATCGCAGAGCAGCTCGGGATCAGCCGGCCGACGATTCGTTCTGATCTTTCCGTGCTTGTCATGCTGGGATATTTGGATGCCAAGCCGAAGGTCGGTTATTTCCCGGGCAACATTACGGCAGGCGCTCCAAGCGAGCCATTGAACATTCGAGTACAGGACGTCCAGAGCATGCCCATCATCGTCCGGGACACTTCCACTGTTCATGATGCTGTAGTCACTTTGTTTTTGGAGAACGTAGGAAGTTTGATTGTAGCTGATGACGAGGGGATGCTGCTTGGCGTCGTCTCAAGAAAAGATTTGTTGAAGGTAACGCTCGGCAATGCGGTGGCGGGGACGATGCCCGTCAGCTTCGTGATGACCCGCACGCCGCTGATTACCGTGAAGCCGGAGGATTCGATTATCGAGGCCGCCAAAAGGCTGGACGAGCATGATATCGATACGCTGCCTGTCGTTGTACAGCGTGGAGATGCGGCCAACGACAAATGGGAGGTCGTTGGACGGATATCCAAGACGACGATTCTGAAAGTATTTCTTCGCCAGGCGAAGGGCAGGTAA
- a CDS encoding pyruvate, water dikinase regulatory protein, translated as MGESSQQSPYIVTVCSDSLGDTAESVVRAAARQFHGQEIIIQRKSHVKQEDEIRALMEQVSREGGFVAYTLVQPELREMMKEEAIRLGVRAVDIMGPMMQAFIDTFNDSPKRQPGLLHTMDDDYFRRMEAIEFAVKCDDGKDTTAIAEADIVLIGPSRTSKTPLSVFLSHKGYKVANIPLSPEVKPPQEIYRMPGERIFMLTMPAERLLRIREERLKNLGLPHSSMYCSAERIQEELDYAAMLADKWNCHVFDVADKAIEETANAIIRLLPSS; from the coding sequence ATGGGAGAATCGAGCCAACAATCTCCATACATTGTGACGGTATGCTCCGATTCGTTGGGAGATACCGCTGAATCCGTCGTCCGGGCGGCAGCACGACAATTCCATGGACAGGAAATTATTATTCAACGGAAGAGCCATGTGAAGCAAGAGGATGAAATCAGAGCGTTGATGGAGCAGGTGAGCCGTGAAGGCGGCTTCGTCGCCTATACGCTGGTGCAGCCCGAGCTTCGGGAAATGATGAAGGAAGAAGCGATTCGGCTCGGCGTGCGAGCGGTCGATATTATGGGACCGATGATGCAAGCATTCATCGATACGTTCAACGACTCTCCGAAGCGTCAGCCCGGATTGCTTCATACGATGGATGACGATTATTTTCGCCGCATGGAGGCCATCGAATTCGCGGTCAAATGCGATGACGGGAAGGATACCACGGCGATTGCCGAAGCGGATATCGTGCTGATCGGCCCTTCCCGCACCTCGAAGACGCCGCTGAGCGTCTTCTTGAGCCACAAGGGCTACAAAGTCGCTAATATTCCGTTGTCGCCGGAAGTGAAGCCGCCGCAGGAAATATACCGGATGCCCGGTGAGCGCATCTTCATGCTGACGATGCCGGCCGAGCGTCTGCTGCGCATCCGGGAAGAGAGGCTGAAGAATCTGGGCCTGCCTCATAGCTCCATGTATTGCTCCGCCGAGCGGATACAGGAGGAGCTGGATTACGCGGCCATGCTGGCCGACAAATGGAATTGCCATGTATTCGATGTAGCCGACAAAGCGATTGAAGAGACGGCGAACGCCATTATCCGGCTGCTTCCGTCTTCGTAA